One Ignavibacteria bacterium genomic window carries:
- a CDS encoding M3 family oligoendopeptidase, which yields MKFSEMTYSRIDMPEFESSFNKVLDEFLNAEAADVQLKAINKINELRTEFDSNKVLAFINYSIDTNNKKFEEEQEYFDNNTPLYQNLVSKYYDALVNSKFRTALENHLGRHLFDIAEITLKTFDPAIIEDLKKENHLASQYLKLKASAKIMFDGEEKTLMDLEPHMESPDREKRKKAFEAYWGYFKSRKEEFDKVYDDLVKVRTQMAVKVGYKNYIPLGYARMKRIDYDAPMVANFRKQVREYIVPLATELRKRQTKRLGIDKLLYFDTFLQFKSGNPSPKGTPEWIIEQGKEMYNDLSPETGTFFNFMINNELMDVYSRKGKADMGYCEFIGKYKSPFIFANMNGTEGDITVLTHEAGHAFQAYSSRDFKVKEYMEPTFETAEIHSMSMEFLTWDHMKLFFNGDTEKFKFSHLNGAILIIPYLVLVDEFQHVVYDNPNMTPAERNKAWRELEKIYMPHLDYADNEYLEQGGRWQRQGHIYEMPFYYIDYALAQICAFQFWKLSNADKDRALEKYIYLCKEGGSKSFTTLLKMAGLKSPFEKDTVKEVVAEVKTWLDKTDDSRF from the coding sequence ATGAAATTTTCTGAAATGACCTATTCCCGCATTGACATGCCGGAATTTGAATCATCATTTAATAAAGTCCTCGATGAATTTCTTAATGCAGAAGCCGCCGATGTTCAGTTGAAAGCAATCAATAAAATTAATGAACTAAGAACTGAATTTGATTCCAACAAAGTTCTTGCATTCATTAATTACTCAATTGATACCAACAACAAAAAATTTGAAGAAGAACAGGAATACTTTGATAATAATACACCGTTGTATCAAAATCTTGTGAGCAAATACTATGATGCTCTTGTAAATTCCAAGTTCAGAACAGCTCTTGAAAATCATCTCGGAAGACATTTGTTCGACATTGCAGAAATTACATTAAAAACTTTTGACCCTGCAATAATCGAAGACCTGAAGAAAGAAAACCATCTCGCAAGCCAATACTTGAAGTTGAAAGCTTCTGCAAAGATTATGTTCGACGGTGAAGAAAAAACTCTCATGGACCTTGAGCCGCACATGGAATCTCCTGACCGCGAGAAAAGAAAAAAAGCTTTCGAAGCATATTGGGGATATTTTAAAAGCAGAAAAGAAGAATTTGATAAAGTATATGATGACCTTGTAAAAGTAAGAACGCAGATGGCGGTTAAAGTGGGATATAAAAATTATATTCCGCTTGGCTACGCCAGAATGAAAAGAATTGATTATGATGCTCCCATGGTAGCAAATTTCAGAAAGCAGGTTCGTGAGTATATCGTTCCGCTTGCAACGGAGCTTCGCAAAAGACAAACAAAACGTCTTGGCATTGATAAACTTTTATATTTTGATACATTCCTTCAGTTCAAGTCGGGCAATCCATCGCCAAAAGGAACACCTGAGTGGATTATTGAGCAGGGAAAAGAAATGTATAATGACTTATCACCTGAGACAGGAACGTTTTTTAATTTCATGATTAACAATGAGCTTATGGATGTTTATAGCCGTAAAGGTAAAGCAGATATGGGCTATTGCGAATTCATCGGAAAATATAAAAGCCCGTTCATTTTTGCTAACATGAACGGAACCGAAGGTGATATAACCGTTCTTACTCACGAAGCAGGGCACGCTTTTCAGGCATACTCAAGCCGCGACTTTAAAGTGAAAGAATACATGGAGCCGACTTTTGAAACCGCCGAAATACATTCTATGAGCATGGAATTTTTGACATGGGATCACATGAAATTATTCTTCAACGGGGATACTGAAAAGTTTAAGTTTTCACATTTGAATGGAGCAATTCTAATCATTCCTTATCTTGTTCTTGTCGATGAGTTCCAGCATGTTGTTTATGATAACCCTAACATGACACCGGCTGAAAGAAACAAAGCATGGAGAGAGCTTGAAAAAATTTATATGCCTCATCTTGATTATGCGGACAATGAATATCTCGAACAGGGCGGAAGATGGCAGAGACAGGGACATATTTATGAAATGCCGTTTTATTATATCGACTATGCTCTTGCTCAAATCTGTGCATTCCAGTTCTGGAAGCTTTCAAATGCCGATAAAGACCGAGCTCTTGAAAAATATATTTACCTCTGTAAAGAAGGCGGAAGCAAATCATTCACTACATTACTGAAAATGGCAGGACTGAAATCACCATTTGAAAAAGATACCGTTAAAGAAGTCGTTGCAGAAGTAAAAACATGGTTAGATAAAACCGACGACTCAAGATTTTAA
- the typA gene encoding translational GTPase TypA, with translation MNKSRNEKIRNIAIIAHVDHGKTTLVDHMFRQSGLFRENQEVEERVMDSMDLERERGITIAAKNCSIFWKDIKINILDTPGHADFGGEVERALMMVDGVILLVDASEGPLPQTRFVLKKALENRLPVIVIVNKIDRKDARPQEVLNEVYDLFIDLDATEQQIEFPVLYAIGREGIAQKTLEEKGSDLSVLFDTIITEIPAPKYDADEPFQMIVADLNYSDYLGRLAIGKVINGSIKQNAELVCINEDGKALPLKVSKIQVYEGLTYKESPEVFPGDIAILSGIEDVHIGDTICNKDNPKPLKRIMVDEPVISMLFSINTSPVSGREGKHVQSNKIRERLFKETLRNVALKVEDSPDRESFIVKGRGEFQLAILIETMRREGYELSVGRPQVIFKKKDGKNLEPIEHLFIDTEEEFVGIISEKLSKKKGRMINLVNHGTGRVRIEFSIPSRSLIGYRNEFLTDTKGTGIMNSYLQGYEEYRGDFPTRLTGSLVSDRAGEALSYALFNLEPRGTLFVNPNDIVYEGMIVGEHNRDNDLDVNATKGKKLTNMRASGKDDSIILTPVVPMTLERAIEFIKDDELVEVTPKSIRLRKAILSSQTRHTQRGKAASGKL, from the coding sequence ATGAACAAATCACGAAACGAAAAAATCAGAAACATTGCGATTATTGCGCACGTTGACCACGGTAAGACAACATTGGTTGACCATATGTTTAGGCAGTCGGGACTTTTCCGCGAAAATCAGGAAGTCGAAGAAAGAGTCATGGACTCTATGGATCTTGAGCGAGAACGCGGAATTACCATTGCTGCAAAAAACTGTTCCATATTCTGGAAAGATATAAAAATAAATATTCTCGATACTCCGGGTCACGCAGATTTTGGAGGTGAAGTTGAACGTGCCTTAATGATGGTGGATGGTGTTATACTTCTTGTCGATGCCTCAGAAGGTCCGCTGCCGCAGACAAGATTTGTGCTAAAGAAAGCTCTTGAAAACAGATTGCCTGTTATTGTTATAGTAAATAAAATTGATAGAAAAGATGCGCGTCCTCAGGAAGTGCTGAACGAAGTTTATGATTTGTTCATCGACCTTGATGCAACGGAACAGCAAATTGAGTTTCCTGTTTTATATGCAATCGGAAGAGAAGGTATTGCTCAGAAAACACTTGAAGAAAAAGGAAGTGACCTATCTGTTTTATTTGATACTATTATAACTGAAATTCCTGCTCCAAAGTATGATGCAGATGAACCATTCCAGATGATTGTAGCTGACTTGAATTACTCAGATTATCTCGGTCGTCTCGCAATCGGAAAAGTTATTAATGGCTCAATTAAACAAAACGCTGAGCTTGTCTGCATAAACGAAGACGGCAAAGCTCTTCCGCTCAAAGTTTCTAAAATTCAGGTTTATGAAGGATTGACTTATAAAGAATCTCCGGAAGTTTTTCCCGGTGATATAGCAATTTTATCGGGAATAGAAGATGTACACATTGGTGATACTATATGTAATAAGGATAATCCAAAGCCGTTAAAGAGAATTATGGTTGATGAACCGGTTATCTCGATGCTGTTTTCCATTAATACTTCGCCTGTCTCGGGAAGAGAAGGAAAGCATGTTCAGTCAAACAAAATCCGTGAAAGATTGTTTAAGGAAACACTGAGAAACGTTGCATTGAAGGTCGAAGATTCACCTGACAGAGAAAGCTTTATTGTAAAAGGACGCGGTGAGTTTCAGCTTGCAATTCTTATTGAGACAATGCGCCGTGAAGGATATGAGCTTAGCGTCGGAAGACCGCAGGTTATTTTTAAAAAGAAAGACGGGAAAAATCTTGAACCGATTGAACATTTGTTTATTGATACGGAAGAAGAATTTGTCGGAATAATTTCCGAAAAGCTTTCGAAGAAAAAAGGGAGAATGATTAATCTTGTTAATCACGGAACAGGCAGAGTGCGAATCGAATTCAGCATTCCATCGCGTTCATTAATTGGTTATAGAAACGAATTTTTAACCGACACAAAAGGAACCGGAATAATGAATTCCTATCTGCAAGGTTATGAAGAATACCGTGGCGATTTCCCGACACGTTTAACGGGTTCTTTGGTATCGGATAGAGCAGGTGAGGCATTGTCATATGCATTGTTTAACCTTGAACCCAGAGGAACGTTATTCGTAAATCCTAATGACATTGTTTACGAAGGGATGATAGTTGGTGAACATAACCGTGATAATGACCTCGATGTTAATGCTACAAAAGGAAAAAAATTAACTAACATGCGCGCATCAGGAAAAGACGACAGTATTATTTTAACTCCCGTTGTTCCTATGACTCTCGAACGTGCGATTGAATTTATAAAAGATGATGAGCTTGTTGAAGTAACGCCAAAATCAATACGCTTAAGGAAAGCAATTCTTTCCTCGCAGACGAGACACACGCAAAGAGGAAAAGCCGCAAGCGGAAAGCTCTGA
- a CDS encoding M3 family oligoendopeptidase produces the protein MKFSEYVYKRPDLDSVSKNFESYVNDLNNAHSVESALEAISKINTLRNHYETARTISNIKYTGNTRDPKNEEEHNFFDDAKPTIDGLMSKYYKALVNTKHRTELEKKLGSHLFNVADKIISTFNDSIIEDLKKENHLVTQYVKLMSSAEINFKGQTYNIAGLSPLIMSTDRNLRKEATTAKWKFFEDNSKEFDRIFDELVKVRTTIAKKLGFKNFVELGYARMRRTDYNHTHVADFREHIRKHLVPVVLELKEKQRKRLGLDKLYFYDNDIDFNTGNAEPKGNPEWIMERAGKMYNELSHETGEFMNYMMEGELTDLYNKAGKAPGGYCTFIADYKSPFIFSNMNGTSDDIRVLTHEAGHAFQGFCSRDFDIPEYRTPTMEACEIHSMSMEFLTWDWMNLFFEEQTDKFKYAHLERALKFIPYGVSVDEFQHFVYENPDATPEERKKAWSAIEKKYLSFRDYDDIEFLKNGGFWQSQPHIYRLPFYYIDYCLAEICALQFWKKSVDNKKTAWEDYLGLCKEGGRYNFTELIKIAKLKSPFEEATVKTAIEHPYKWLSSINDAELEA, from the coding sequence ATGAAATTTTCAGAATATGTTTACAAGCGACCTGATCTTGATTCAGTTTCAAAAAATTTTGAATCATATGTCAATGATTTGAATAATGCACATTCGGTTGAATCTGCACTGGAAGCAATTTCAAAAATAAATACTTTGCGAAATCATTACGAAACCGCAAGAACAATTTCAAACATTAAGTATACAGGTAATACCCGAGATCCGAAGAACGAAGAAGAGCATAATTTTTTTGATGATGCGAAGCCGACAATTGACGGTCTGATGAGCAAATATTATAAAGCACTTGTTAATACTAAACACCGGACTGAGCTTGAGAAAAAACTCGGTTCGCATTTGTTTAATGTTGCCGATAAAATCATTTCGACATTCAATGACTCTATTATTGAAGACTTGAAAAAAGAAAATCATCTTGTAACGCAGTATGTAAAGTTAATGTCATCTGCTGAAATTAATTTTAAAGGACAGACATATAACATTGCTGGACTCTCGCCGCTTATTATGTCAACCGATAGAAATCTTCGCAAAGAAGCGACAACAGCTAAATGGAAATTTTTTGAGGATAACTCAAAAGAATTTGACAGGATATTCGATGAGCTTGTAAAAGTCCGCACAACAATTGCAAAAAAACTTGGATTTAAAAACTTTGTCGAGCTTGGCTATGCACGCATGCGTAGAACGGATTATAATCATACTCATGTTGCTGATTTTAGAGAACATATACGCAAGCATCTTGTGCCTGTTGTGCTTGAATTAAAAGAGAAGCAAAGAAAACGTCTTGGTCTCGATAAATTATATTTTTATGATAATGATATAGATTTCAATACAGGCAATGCTGAACCCAAAGGTAATCCTGAGTGGATAATGGAACGCGCCGGGAAAATGTATAATGAACTTTCACACGAAACAGGTGAGTTTATGAATTACATGATGGAAGGCGAGCTGACGGATTTATATAACAAAGCAGGTAAAGCTCCCGGCGGTTACTGCACTTTTATTGCAGATTATAAATCACCGTTCATTTTTTCAAACATGAACGGAACATCAGATGACATTCGTGTTCTCACTCATGAAGCAGGTCATGCGTTTCAGGGATTTTGTTCGCGTGATTTCGACATTCCGGAATACAGAACGCCGACAATGGAAGCATGTGAGATTCATTCAATGAGCATGGAATTTTTGACATGGGACTGGATGAATTTATTTTTTGAGGAACAGACCGATAAATTTAAATATGCACATCTTGAAAGAGCATTGAAGTTTATTCCTTACGGTGTTTCGGTTGATGAGTTCCAGCATTTTGTTTATGAAAATCCCGATGCAACTCCCGAAGAAAGAAAAAAAGCCTGGAGTGCAATCGAGAAAAAATATCTTTCATTCAGAGATTATGACGACATTGAATTTTTGAAAAACGGCGGCTTCTGGCAAAGCCAGCCGCATATTTACAGACTGCCGTTTTATTATATAGATTATTGTCTTGCCGAAATCTGCGCATTACAGTTCTGGAAGAAATCAGTCGATAATAAAAAAACAGCTTGGGAAGATTATCTCGGACTTTGCAAGGAAGGCGGCAGATATAATTTCACGGAGCTCATAAAAATTGCAAAACTTAAATCACCATTTGAGGAAGCAACAGTAAAAACTGCAATTGAACATCCTTATAAGTGGCTGAGTTCAATAAATGATGCTGAATTAGAAGCATAA
- a CDS encoding DUF6263 family protein: MSNKKSFLLLIPAIIFMFVISSCTKKDEPGSQSGNDTTSVMVGDKVMLKYNPKKDDVLKYKITNSTNVKENSPNTGGKDLTNDQNITIFYSEQVNEVNESGVITYKVTFDSILVSAKISSGDTSVSQNYSSNIKDSVYSKPDFVEFNALINNPFKMRVSSRGEILEAYELENVHDAIYKAYGDTLTDKEKEVVKQTLNTTYFKDLLQNSFQKFPENAIAKDSSWMITDSDQLLIFPVKKILNYKLSDVKTENGKTLVTIDATLDNEFIEKQVKEKDLTATVEDSKTTGTGKVVLNLTRGCIVNKETNLAIDISIKMAAGGQSAKSVQTIKTGFKVELLN; encoded by the coding sequence ATGTCAAATAAAAAAAGCTTTTTATTATTAATTCCCGCAATAATTTTTATGTTTGTAATTTCATCGTGCACTAAAAAAGATGAACCCGGAAGCCAAAGTGGAAACGATACCACCAGTGTTATGGTCGGTGACAAGGTGATGCTAAAGTATAATCCAAAGAAGGATGACGTTTTAAAATATAAAATCACAAACTCTACCAATGTTAAAGAAAACAGTCCGAACACAGGTGGAAAAGATTTAACAAACGACCAGAACATTACAATATTTTATTCCGAGCAAGTGAATGAAGTTAATGAGTCCGGGGTGATAACTTATAAAGTTACATTTGATAGTATTCTTGTGAGCGCAAAAATATCTTCAGGTGATACATCAGTTTCTCAAAACTACAGTTCTAACATAAAAGATTCGGTTTATTCCAAACCTGACTTTGTTGAATTCAATGCTTTAATAAATAATCCTTTCAAGATGAGAGTTTCATCAAGAGGCGAGATTCTTGAAGCATATGAACTTGAAAACGTTCATGATGCGATTTATAAAGCCTATGGTGATACATTGACCGACAAAGAAAAAGAAGTTGTTAAGCAGACATTGAACACTACTTACTTTAAAGATTTGCTTCAGAATTCTTTTCAGAAGTTTCCTGAAAACGCAATCGCAAAAGACTCTTCGTGGATGATAACAGACAGCGACCAGCTTTTAATTTTCCCGGTTAAGAAAATTTTAAACTATAAGTTGTCGGATGTAAAAACCGAAAACGGAAAGACGCTTGTAACAATTGACGCAACACTCGATAATGAATTTATTGAGAAACAGGTTAAAGAAAAAGATTTGACTGCAACCGTGGAGGATTCAAAAACTACCGGAACCGGAAAAGTTGTATTGAATCTCACACGCGGATGTATAGTTAATAAAGAAACAAATCTTGCAATTGACATAAGCATAAAAATGGCAGCGGGCGGTCAGTCTGCAAAGTCCGTTCAGACAATAAAGACGGGCTTTAAAGTAGAACTGCTTAATTAA
- the upp gene encoding uracil phosphoribosyltransferase, with amino-acid sequence MAKLKILEHPLVQSYLTVLRNKSTGKQEFSVALDKISYLMASDIYNVLATETENIETPLKKTKGVKIKDDVILMPILRAGLGLKKGFLDLYPDALVSHIGIFRNEHTLQPVNYYFRFPVIDTKKANIKVIVLEPMIATGGSAIYAIKKLFELGIKKVYVASLIAAPEGIKEFKNSFSKTQNENIFITVCALDEKLNDKGYIMPGLGDAGDRMFGT; translated from the coding sequence ATGGCAAAACTAAAAATCCTCGAACACCCGTTAGTTCAGTCATATCTTACTGTTTTAAGAAATAAATCAACAGGCAAGCAGGAGTTCAGCGTAGCACTTGATAAAATTTCGTATTTGATGGCATCGGATATATATAATGTCCTTGCAACGGAAACCGAGAACATTGAAACGCCGTTAAAAAAAACCAAGGGTGTGAAGATAAAAGATGATGTTATTTTGATGCCGATATTGAGAGCCGGATTAGGACTTAAAAAAGGATTTTTAGATTTGTACCCGGATGCATTGGTAAGCCACATCGGAATTTTCAGAAATGAACACACGCTTCAGCCGGTAAACTATTATTTCAGGTTTCCTGTTATTGATACTAAAAAGGCGAATATAAAAGTTATTGTTCTTGAACCGATGATAGCAACAGGAGGAAGCGCGATTTATGCGATTAAAAAACTTTTTGAGCTCGGAATTAAGAAAGTGTATGTTGCTTCGTTAATTGCCGCTCCTGAAGGAATAAAAGAATTTAAGAATTCATTCTCAAAAACACAGAATGAGAATATTTTTATAACGGTTTGCGCCCTTGATGAAAAACTGAATGATAAAGGTTACATAATGCCGGGACTTGGTGATGCTGGAGACAGAATGTTCGGCACATAA